The genomic window AAATAAGAATGAAACTCTTGGCAcgtttttttcatattaaattttcgCGCGGTTTCTGAAAACGGGACAATTTTGCATCCCAAAGTTCATTTCGGGGACACCGGGACTCCTAATTCGAAAAAGGGATAGTTCCGTTCAAAACTGGACGTCTGGTGAAGTTTATAGTAATGCTTTgccaacataatatatttcccaaattttatttttaaaccagTACTGTTTTGCTGTTTTGTACAGTtggacatattttttttttttgttggagCCCATTTAACTTAGTAGCATTCTAATGGTGAAATCTGTCTAGTAGTTTGTGAATTATTTCGTTACAACTAGGGATGCATCGATACGCTTTTTTGCCGATACGATACCGATGCCGATACACTTATAGGAATATCGTcgataccgataccgataccaacgcttattgaattaaaattaaattaaggtaaaaatatatcaagttaagttaaagtttataatttttattaaaaaatatatttataaaaaaaatagtcacaaactttgaattattttaaaggttttgttactaaaattaataattaagagtaataatttaattaaaataaaataaataactgttaataattaaaattaacaatgagAACATTGTTGtaattctgtattttattaaatttggtatCGAAAAAATACTACTCGCGATAGCAGTTAAAAGCCAACTAAATGATCTTCAAATCTACGTTCAATAAAGTCTCAATGATCTCCCGCAAGCCACATTAGCTAATAACTATGCGCTGGCAAAGTAAAAATTTTGGTCTACTAATCAATCCAACAAGAGTTTTTCgtactaactactaactgacgtgagactgatcgtaaattatcgtgattcatgtgcactttttatttttcatgtagactttttttagtttatatgttaaatgtatttttgccctccttttcatttaattatgttcaatttttatattgtaatgcaacaaagtgttaataaataaatagtgtttagcgaaatgaaatacatatatacataaataataatgctttGTCCCCAAGCGAATGATAGAGACAACAAACTGAATAAAACGCGGGGATTTCTCGGGCAACAATAGTCCGTGGATCGTTTGCAACAAACTAGATCATACAAAATGCGCGTGAAATTTGAAAAGTATCGGTGAATCGGCAATGAAAATATCGCCGATGCCGATATATCGGCTAACCCAAAGTATCGCCGATATATCGGTATCGGCATCGGTATCGGGTGCATCCCTAGTTACAACCAATATATTATGgacatttttaacaataattttttgaaagtgtttttgttttatacccATTATGCAAAGCATATGTGCAATGTGTACCCAAGATAACTTTACGATTAACAACGTTGGTCTTACGTTTCGCAATTAATTGACccgaaacaaaaatattttgtgccaaaaataaaactgttgaCCCAGtagtgtattttaatataaaactgggCTATAAATAGCCGGTGTTTTCGATACATATAAGATTATGTTTCGTAAGAATTTCTTCTCATATTTAAGGGAAAACGTTTCATTGACTTaaattacgtttttttttgtcGTCTAACTCAATTAgtcagttataataataaatttaatcttgaaaatcataaaatgatgATTTTTTCACATTTACATGCAAcgcttaaaaatttaaattttggttTAATTCTTAACTTACGAGATTAGctacctatttaaaaaaaataattaaacaagaCCATttgtattgcaaaattacatttattttttactaacggcacaataaaataaatcagtggtgctacaacatCTTTAGGTCTGTGCCtctgatttctgaatctgtttcatgatcatttttcaatctaataggcaagtaggtgatcagactcCGGTGCCTGACACAATTTTTGggtcggtttcctcgcgatatGTTCGTTCatcgttcaagcgaatgttgaatatttttattatttacatagaaagaaagtccattggtgcacagccagggatcgaacctacgacctcagggatgagagtcgcaacgcttaagccactaggccaatactcaTGGCACAatataaaggaaaataatGTGTGAATAAATTACCAATTAGCTAAGTAAAATAGAAGAAATGCGGCACAGAACTTGTTTCTCTCTATTTGATATCATATGACTACATATATATGATAACAATTCTACCACaccaatactttttaatttaagaatgGAACTAAAGACCCTTTTAATCACATTGAAACAATAGCAGAATGTCCGAATACTTACCGAGTTCTATATCAGACTTGGCATTTTTCTTAGGTAAGAATGCTGTTGTATGAGGTATACCAGTCTCCATGATGTATCCATGGTCTTCTACTGATGATATGGCAGCTTGGATGAGAGAACCTAAccatttaatacaaaattatcagaCATAAATATATGTCACTAGGTAATATAAACCAAGCtactgtttaatattaaaagaaattataatttgttccaccatgccttaaaaaactagataaataataatccagaGGTGCTACATCCcatcaaaatttgttttaatgtataattttatttgaacataacatatttaatgttacataaaaagttTGGTGTATGTCATGAAAGtaaggaaaaatcaaatatttgtttctttattaacgcaaaaaatatttagtgttTTTAGACATACCTTTATGTAGATCACTATGTTTTCTATTGCTATTTATATGTTGCGGCATCATTGTTAGCATGGCATGGTTATCTTTAACTTCTAGTACTTTGACACAGACATATTGCCCACGTTTAAAGATTTCTTTCAGCTCTTTTACTTTGTCAATCTTCAAACAATCAGTTTAATTGGGCATtatgagaaaaatattatatgaaaacatgtatattataatttttaaattacaacagatatattttctttaaaaaaaaaataggttttatttttaagtacaaGTTCAGTCTAAGCAACACATCTATATCTTttactaaacaaaataaataaaaacagtagacatatacagtcaaacctgGATAAGCAAGAGTTCAAGGGAGAATAATCTCATTTTAAGGTTTCTTACTAACCAGAGTTTCTCGCTAATGCAGGTACATGGGTAGCGATTCTCTCTTATAGAGGTACGCAGCAATAACAAGTCACGGCAAGTACGAATgtagtaaatatgtaatatgataaaattatgtgcATAATGTGcacaacataaatattttattttttttaaaacttattaaaaaaatccgtCAATTTGGGTTtctgtttttgtaatttaaatatttttctctaaCTCATAAATTTTGTCGAATATTGCTTGATCAAGCCGACTGTCGCTTATAGAGGTATAGATAAGTAGCAGTCTCACTTACGAAGGTCCATGAGGGAAAAACGACTCTCTCTTACAGAGGTTTCTGTTTCTCGCTAATAGAGGTTTTGGGAGCTTAAAATGACGGGTCCCGGCCATTACTCTCACTTATAGAGTTTTCTCACTATACCcaggtttgactgtatatCCAAACCACATCTTAAAGTggatgtaataaatattaattatatatcatgtatcctcttaatttaaaaaatataaaactacgAATTACATACCTTATCATCCACATAAGCTTCcaatagtttattataagGTTCACTTATATGACATGCCATAACCGTTCCAATCAGTCGACTTGGCAAAGAGACCAACATATTAGTCTCCTTGATTTGAGATATCCGGCCCAATACTACAAAGTCCTGTTTCAGCGCCTGTGTGAAGTAGTAAATTCATATCATGGTGAACATGCAAAATATGAACATATGCTTATTGTAAGATATACTGAGAGTAAGTACTCTTTATTTACAAGATATACTGAGATACACCTTATTGAAATCGTTTGAAGTTTTGAGAACATCGCATACCTTATAACTGAGCCAAACTCCACAAGTTTTATATGATTTATCAACATCTTTGGAAGCTTCTTCAGACAAGTACCCATCATCTTCTTCTgactttttcttttgttttctctttctttcttttttctcAGTTGTGCCCAAAAACTGTAAGGTTTATTcataatgatattttaatatgcaTAATTGTGTTAAAACGATATAAATCTATGGTTAAAACAATCATtgggtattattattaaacttacattTGAAGTTTGCACGAAATTGGTTGTTGTTGGCTTTTTTCCTCCTCTAGGAAAATACTCTTCAACGTCTGCCAtagtttttcatttattcTTATCGTTTTTgtgcaattaaattttaccagtacgtattatttttgttgacgGCATGAAAATTTGAGGTTACAAGTCACAACTTACAGGCTCTCATGAGATTTGAATTTTGACAATATACTTCAAAATCTGACAGACTGTCAACGTCGATATGGCATCGACTTTAACATTTAACACTTTAAAAGCTGTGAAGTATAAAACCAGACGTAGGAATTACACAATTCTCAGCTGATTTCACGTATAAATAACCAGAAAACATACGATGGTTTAAATTTCGTAAATTGAACCGAACGTGACTGTTGTTCAAGATACCTTACTAATTGTCAATAGAAgtgatttttgtaatttttgctAACTTTATTCAGTCGTAATTATCCGCGCGCCAATCAGTAATCAGTATTACTCGGTGCATTAAAGGTATTAGACGTATGTTGAATCATTTCTGGGTTTGTCTTTTAGATAACCTAAGATTAGATAATATACCGAAAGAATCTTAGCACTCCTTATATCCTTTATCAGAATTTTTTGATTGTGGTGTAAGTGTAGACATATATCAAGAGCAGCCATGAAGGTCGTAATATTTGGATCCACCGGCATGACCGGTGTTTGCGCTGTTGAAGCAGCTCTAAAAAAAGGTAAATTGATTATGATTAATCGTGACTAACTTTAAACTTGACTTCTAGATATTATGaacttatgtaaatatatattatatcttgtctacatatatattatatctttataataGATACAGACAGAGTAAATTTTACGAGTTCCTGTTTTACTAAAAACTTTAGAGTTGTGgtatgaaattatttgtaaaaaatagttattagGTACGTAGTATACGACAAGACATAAACCGtctttaattctttaaatatattacaattaattaactgAAAAAGAATAGTCATTCCATGATGCTTATTAGAACAGGAATatctaattaatattcattattaacaCAATTGTagttgtgttaaataatatgttaataacttgattataatttttaaaatacaaatacatagtTTTTGGCGGTAAGAATGCACtcttaaagtggtttcttaaattaattaaaaaaaaaacttttctaATCATAAAATGCAGGTAGAACAGATAAGTatctaatgtaataattaatttattaaggatATGAAGTCCGAGCTTTCGTACGCGACCCGTCAAAGCTTCCCGAGGACTTGAGATCAAAAGTGGAAGTTATCAAAGGCGATGTCTTGGAAGCTGACTCCGTAACTAACGCCATTGAAGGCACAGATGGTGTGGTCATTGCCTTAGGTACCCGGGGTGTTCTAGAGCCGACTTCAGATATGTCAGAGGGCACGAAAAATATCATCGACGCTATGAGAGCGAAACACGTGAAGGTGGTATCTGCTTGCATTTCCGCTTTCCTGTTTTATGAAGCAGACAAAGTCCCGGAGAGATTTATTTCGATCACCAAGGACCACAAGAGAATGTTCGAGGAGCTTAAGGGATCTGGATTAGACTGGATCGCGGTCTTCTCGCCTCATATTTctggttagttttttttattactataaaatgttaattgttaatttataaaaaatggttTGGAGTGCCTGTTAACAAATGATAGATTCCTTATTAGTTTTATGAATCCCAATGTGGCTTTATAGTTGAAGTGCGATGTTACATTTTTGAAACAActagtaaatattaaagtttattagtaattaaacTTTGATCCCAAGTTTGATGCCCGGTTGACTATTTCGGGTTGGTACGCTAGGCTGGAAAATAGTTTCAATCGAATAATAATCacttattgaataatatttttttttccaaaagtaatacaccaagtcgatttttaaagaCTAGTCGGAAGAGTGGCAAGTAATGAGCGGTGGTCGATTGTCTGTAGACCCTATTTTATGATAAGTAATAGACTAAGTTCATAGAGCAGAGACAGGCTGAtagtttttctttgttttcacgaggtttttaaattgtctttttaAGTAGGTGAACTACCAACTTGAAACGACctgcaaaataataaataaacttttagtCTTTAACGTTCAAGTAGACTTAAAGTTactagttaaaaaaaagtttgtgaAAGTGTATTAAAGATGAGTTGATCGAAAAGGTTACATAACCTTTATGTAATATACCTAAGGGTCAACAGTCTCgttttgtattttcttttttataacctTATAATGTATActtatcaatttaattaatactattaaaatgtatagaagacattttttttcttatgttcgatatgacaaatattttttttcactaaGACGCCTAACCTCCTCtaatcaatagaaaaaaagtagTTGTAATAGAACTTAAATGTATttaggtaaattttaatatcataagTAACGAAAACAATGATATTGATAAAGTATGAAGTATCAATTAACTGGAAATGAAACAATTCATAGGCATCgcattgattaattattattactcacTACACGTGTGAGCTATGAATGTTCAATAATTACCATATGGTATTTATTTACCGTTTACTATATAGTAAACGTATCGTTAATCTTCATAATACTGTATAGTACTGAGGTGCAGGTGGAGGTTTATTATCATCCTGGAGAGTTATAGACTGGAATTAGCAAAGGAAACTCatgaaaagttattttagTCATGTTTTCAGATATAGCATGTGCATTTTCTGAAGTACCTAATAGATTGCAATTATGTCTTCGTTTGTTCGTTTCAACCTGTTGAGGTCCCCTTatcatttaggggtttgaaagatagatagtagccgattctcagacctattgaatatgcatataaaatttgataaaaatcggtcaagccgtttcgcaggagtatggtaactaacattgtgacacgagaattttatatattagataaagttaATATATGTACTTTATTCTCTTTCCAAAGTCCATTTCATACGTAATTATTATCCAATAGGTACATATGCCAGCCTATCAATTATGGTAAATATAAGAacgataaatatgtatgtacaacGCTATTGAAGGTTGTTATTTAACTATATTCAATTGAATTTGCATCTAAATTCGAAATATGAATCGATTTAAGTTTCGATAGAttccatttattttaatttgtaactCATAAAACCTTTGTTAACTTGCTTGCCTGTGCAACACGCTTAGCTTGGCGAGATTACCTGGGCATTGCCCCtttagaaagaaatataattggTACTTAGCTGGTGCTTATGACCTCAGGATTGATAACCCTAAGAACACTGGTATTGGGATGCTCGATGATCATCGATGTTGAAAGCAAAAACATCGATGTTGCTATACCAAAAATATCGTTAAATCGATGTTAACTCATGGCACGACCAATGCAACTTACGAAACAAATTATGTCTTCTATGAACGCATACACAAAtcagatttattaaaattttgaacgTTCGAACGGAAAATTTTGAGATAAAGAGCGAGCGAGACTTCATGATGATGATTTTTATAGATGTTTGGTTTTTGATAAATGTCGAACATCGATGTTGGGCCTTCGATTATGACATCGATCATCCCTACACTGTTAAGATTAGTGGATTTGATTTACCACTCCCCTTTTTTACTGACATGAGCTATTGAcccttataataataatataagtctttattcagacataaattttacattattttaatcttaaacTAGTGTCTAGTGAGTCGGTGACACCGACAACCCATCTGTTTGCCCaactttggcaaaggcctcctccatttaTTTCTGCTCTGTTCTGAGCTTTCCTTGCTTGGTCTTCCCACCTTCGAAACTGTCTACCTCGTTTCCTTGGGTATTTCTTGGGTACCAATATATGATCTTTTAGTTCCACTTTTCTATATCTCTTATTTTATGAccagcccatttccatttcaatcTTCGTATCCTCGTGACGTGACGTGTCTATTGACCCTTAATCTAACGTAATCTGCTAAATAACATGCGGGCGGAAGGGTATTTGCAATAAAAGGTACCCTTATCTGTCGCTTGTTATACAGATTTGTTCGTTTGTTTGATTGATCACATCCGTCTAGGACGTCCTGTTATAGAAACGGTGTAATTTCAGACAATTGGTAATATCACTCTTCAACTTGTATTGAATTTGCTATAACTGATCTTATATCTTTGAATTtaggtttaattttaattgtattcaaagcaatattataatttcatagtGAAGTAATTGTACCTACTTAttgctgagtttcatcatcggacgtcaagtttttgatccgtatcacctcgacgtccgtcgttccactactgaaaaagcttttttcattttttttgctgcgcaccaccactaagtggaaccaactgcccactgacgtattttcgaaccaattcgacttagggtctttcaagaaaagggcgttacgattcttaaaaggacggtaacgcacttgcgagccatcTGGCAATGCGGTCCATgtgcggcggtatcacttaacattggCGGCCTCATGCCAGTTTGCCTCTTGTTacagtaaaaaaactttaattaggGTTGTTTAATAAGTTATAACGGTTATGTAAGTTAATCGAAATTAGTATATTATGTCTTGTTTTTGAAGACGAGATTTAGCGCGACCTACATATACGTAACATTTATCTGACCCTACAAttctttagaaaatatatatcgtAAAGATCCTACGTAGTTACGAAGAATCTATTTTgcacttatttataaacagtTTTTCCCTTATCACTCTCGCTAAGAaaataaacgtgacaaaaATCTAATGAAGAGTTATAGTACGTTCTTACAAATATCAATATATGAAGTAGAAGTCCTATATGATTTGTTTAGAGAACCTTTGCCCATTCTTATAATCTCCAATGAATACTAATATTAGAGCAAATATCACTTTGGCCAACACAAATATTATCTTTAGTTTGACGTACTTCATAATGAAGTATTACTAATTTATGCGCTAAGAATAAGAGTATATTTCCTCGAACAATTTGGAATGAGTAATTCCCAGGCCATAAGGAAATTCATCGGACCTTGAAAAAGGAATTTAAGTTTTCCGTTTATTATGTGTCTCATTAAAGATGGTAATCTAAGTTAACCTTACCTTCGTTGGAAATAgtgtcatattaaaataaaatgtgaataAAGTTGGTAGATTCTATCGGTGATGAAGGTTGCAACACCACGAGTTCATGCTTCCGGCTGTGCACGTATggattttctaaaaattattgatGTATAGATTTTTGCAGGAGTTTCAGGAATATCCATGCAGGCTATAAAGCCCAAAAACTTAGACATAAGTTGTCTCCAAATTCTGAAGGAATTTTTTACCTACCTTTTGTTCACAGATGACCCAAGCCGGGATATCATCGTTGAAGTCAACCCCGAGAAGTCGCCTGGACGCGCCGTCTCCAAACACGATTTGGGAAGATTTCTTGTAGACTCTTTAACCGAATCCAAATATTATAAGACGGTTATTGGTCTGTGCAATGTACCTAAAGCATAAACACGTTTATGAATCCACTACAATATCGAATTAgcattgtataacatttttaagcaGACTTCTCATATGAAAGACAAGTATTAAGgattgttttaatatgtatctGTAATTTGCGATTTGGTTTACGtcataaaaattctattataatttttctaagCTCCTTAAAACTGTTATATACACTACGAAATTTAGAgaaaattcttatttattgttaaattacatttaaagaataatttatatattagtacattttcttgttttatttaaacgctTGGTTGTTAAtgcatttatttcaatagacgttggtaaatatttgttttattattctttcGTCAATCCTAATGACTACTAAGAGATGTcaaatacctacttaagaGAACAAATAAGTCTGTGGAAAAATTCTCGTCGCAACTATAACTAGCATTTTGGGTTAACAGATGGTTTAAAACTGAATTTTTTACAAACACAAGGATATTTTCTATGGAAATTAAAGAAATCcagttttgtttaatactGGTATAGCAATAGACTACGGAAACCTGTGTTCGACCCAAACATTTAACTTAGAaagtttctttatattatatcatacACGTAGAATGgtttaaaaaaaggatttaCTACATAAATACTACTACTATCAATCTACTACGAACTATATACATGGAACGAATTCTccaaatatgtaaaaatatagaatgacgttttttaaataaataagcaatGAATCGCGTGAGTcggtaattaaaataagaggTCAAGCGAGCAATTAACACCAAATATTCACATACATTATTTAGAATCTAAGAAGCAAATATGCGAACAATCATTGTGATATAACGTATTAGAATACGATAATCATATACGAAAAAGTTTGTAGGTACTATATTACAATCTTCAGGCGTTCGTtttcccttcccttaaaacaccaaaacctccattacttgaaatcttgaccctctgttaatcgaaataatcaccgagtccctccaagccattttggtacatattttcactctataactcgaaaaattaaatttgacctctgtatctcgaacataggaacgttttattttacaacctttacaacttgatcatttggaatttattatctctattgttcgaacaaaaataagttaccgactttaagaacttgccgacaatgtgagtacactattgtttcttagaaaacattttaggagtatacaataataaatttatgattcatggaaacacgtgtttgcttgctttgtgtcaaaatttataagaataaacctcaaactctttatgtcgaatcaaaatccgcctaagtcgaaatcctccataagttgaaaactcgataactcgaattttttggcgtctcccttgatgttcgacttatagaggttctactgtattatATCTAGCAACGATGAATCGATAGTATTTTAAGTTTAGTGCAAGTTCACATCAAAACATAATtgacattaatattttattaagttaccAAAATATTctgttcatttaatattatatcaaaGCTATCTGAACACATTGTAGGTGTTGACACGAAGGTTTTCGACTCCAAAGTGCTTGGATACAAGTCAGTTTCGCTAAACATCGAATATGGGCTAAAGCAGAACGGCTTCATTGTTCCAGAGTTGAAAGCAAACCGACCATCACTCCAAAATGACTCGACAGTCCAAGAACTTAGCGTTCCTGATGATTTAGACAACTTCACCATTGGTTGAATTACAACGCTGTCTCGCGGCAGTGTATTGTTATTAAACACCGTCAGTGTATTTCTACTCAAGCTGCAATTAGCAACACTTATAGGGCCGTACGACGAAGTCGATTTAGGCTGAAACGATATAGACGATAAAAGTATTAACTTATCGCTGCTAGCACTGGAGAAAGTTAGATTAAATGGGTCGCCAGAAGATACGGTATCCGATTCCCACGATTCAGTAGTCCAGGGCGATGTTATCATATCCAGGGTATCATCTGTGGTGAACGAAGATATCTTTTCAAAGTAAGTGTCACCGGCGAATGACGAAGTCGAATATTGTGTTCGCGTGTTACTTCCACTCGACATGGTGGGTGTGCTTGTCGATATCCTCAATGACCGTTGCCGTTTCCAAATCAACAGTTTTCTGTGAGCCAATACATCACACTCAGATACCATGTTATATTCATGCTGTGTGAATTTTTGACATTGTTGTAATTGGGTAGCAATTTGTTGCGATTTCGATAAGCCAGCGGTACTCTTGAATCGTATTGTACACGTCTTCAAGTAATTGGAAAGGATACATTTTGAGGATCAGAAAAGACCCGTATAAATCAAACTTGTTCTTTCATAAAATCgcctgtttttaatataactattttgttttaagcagaatgattacataataatttttaatgtgttactttacaatattttggcCATTTCGAATTcgttgtgtattttttttgacatttttattgaCTCTGTCACTATATATATTGACATAGACAGAGATGTAAAAACCAAATCAAAAAGAGTTTGTATGATACCAAACACTCATTCATCTAAAATTTGGCAGACTTATGGCAACTTAAACAAATTCACCATTCCTATATTACTGTAGGTTAAAAATTTGTACTTGAAGAGCGagacattaaaaatatctatctagAAAGAACATAATCATGCTAAACATAATACCGctattataattcaaattcCCGCTCGGTTgattaaattatcattttaaatgaGGCACACAAATAAAGccaataactaaaatattaaaccatGTTATAGGCATGACGATGATGGTACCAATCCCTTATGTATATTTAGACGACCTTTGTAAAGTTAAATAACGATAAATAATATCGTATCTATAACTGTAATCATATCGAAACGATAAATTGATACCCATGTCATAAAAATGAATCATGAAGGTTTATATAAAGTCTTTTTTCATCATAGCCTAATCACAATTCAGCGTTACGAGACTTGAGACGATAAGaatgattttgttttgtagAAACAAGAGGATTATGATCAGGGCCGGCTTTAGAGGAGGGCAACCGAAGCTAAGGCCCGGGACCCCCACAATAgtcttcgaaaaaaaatgtttcaaattCCGATTAGTGAACAACTtttcttttgatattttttcccCCTTTTTGACCTTTACCTTTGTaaaaacatgattatattattcttaaatactAACAGAAATCATTGATGTCTTTATGTTtgtaaaatactaaaagaaTCTACTAGATTTCACAATATTAAATCATTGaaaaaaatggtttatttaatttggaaAAGAATTTGGTGCCTCCACTCCTATTAGCCCCAAGGCCTCCAGATCTCTAATTCCGGTCCTGGTTTTGATAGTACAAACGCCCATGAtattcattttcataaatacaaataaataacactttcaattatcatatatttatttatacattttatcttAGAATTAGATAAAACAGTTTTCCTTTTCAGTCTGTTTTGAACGAACACCCATCAGCATAcagaaaaaaagtattgtaactAAACAACAGAACGagaaatttaaacatttttatatgaattcaAATGTATCACGTAAATCGAAGATAAAATTTACATGATTTCTTGAAG from Pieris napi chromosome 12, ilPieNapi1.2, whole genome shotgun sequence includes these protein-coding regions:
- the LOC125054450 gene encoding flavin reductase (NADPH), whose translation is MKVVIFGSTGMTGVCAVEAALKKGYEVRAFVRDPSKLPEDLRSKVEVIKGDVLEADSVTNAIEGTDGVVIALGTRGVLEPTSDMSEGTKNIIDAMRAKHVKVVSACISAFLFYEADKVPERFISITKDHKRMFEELKGSGLDWIAVFSPHISDDPSRDIIVEVNPEKSPGRAVSKHDLGRFLVDSLTESKYYKTVIGLCNVPKA